In Stenotrophomonas sp. ASS1, the following proteins share a genomic window:
- a CDS encoding TonB-dependent receptor: MKHLIQRPASRRRTTLASSITHILTGGTLLLVGAVASTSAFAQEKATNLDRITVTGSNIPRTNTETPSPVQVVTRQEIDRTGKTTVAEYLQTLTADGSGSIPKTFGNGFAGGGAGISLRGLGAGSTLVLLNGRRMATYGLADDGQKVFTDLSTIPLDAVERVEVLKDGASAIYGSDAIAGVVNIILRSDFQGAILRASYGLSGDSDGDAKKATLTAGTGDLATDGWNAFFSLDVAKTDAIKISDRKNRKWIGTGDTRPWGYGNNAQFLGGAFLSGKTRGGVGPNGSVYDDRNVTKDNPAFLVALPGCAGLTTIPGQTEATAQAQGCLWDPNQLYRDLTPEEKYVNVFGRASFAFGEGGEIYTEIGYSKKETTFSNTPSGVSGSWGFPEGPVNGNSGPGAVVLGPNHPDNPIPGQASRLRYSAWDVGPRVTNNTNEFTRFLVGVKGNWGDWSYDTAYLHSGTDLVNKRTGFLNYDNVRCALANPNCAGGVWRIGDNAGMNSQALYDFISPDISARAKSSLDMFDFTVSRSLMDLKGGPLGLALGTEWRKTSNSLTPQTYTDKGQIIGLGYSAYDGTQNVYAGYVELSAPVLETLELSGAVRYDKYESGEGKATPKIGIKWTPADWIALRGSYAEGFRAPNPAENGDGGLAAFSNASDPVRCPGGNPAPGANGDDCGALPVAIITRPNKDLKPEESKSYSVGIVLQPTSTTSLTIDAWQIKRTNEIAQGSTAEAIAAGNVLRDTNLLNGVPGTGSILAVNTQYINAASTRVRGIDTDIRQTFDIGPGQLEMDLQWSHVLKFERTDADVTVDYAGTHGNCDVTNCIGTPKDRINFGTTWRQGPWSVSGVANYISKMDNKDFRGPNGSYLFSYADGTDVKKISSFTTFDLSGRWNITEAFELNASVQNVFDRIAPLDPSTYGGVNYNPLHFSGAIGRYFTVGAKYTFK; encoded by the coding sequence GTGAAACACCTGATCCAACGGCCCGCCAGCCGCCGCCGCACCACCCTGGCATCGTCCATCACCCATATCCTTACCGGCGGCACGCTGCTGCTGGTTGGCGCCGTGGCTTCCACCTCCGCTTTCGCGCAGGAAAAGGCCACCAACCTGGACCGCATCACGGTCACCGGTTCGAACATCCCGCGCACCAACACTGAAACACCGTCCCCGGTGCAGGTGGTGACCCGCCAGGAAATCGACCGTACGGGCAAGACCACGGTTGCCGAGTACCTGCAGACACTGACCGCCGACGGTTCCGGCTCCATTCCCAAGACCTTCGGCAACGGCTTTGCCGGCGGTGGTGCCGGCATCTCGCTGCGCGGCTTGGGCGCGGGTTCGACCCTTGTCCTGTTGAATGGTCGCCGCATGGCCACCTACGGCCTGGCCGATGACGGCCAGAAGGTCTTCACCGACCTGAGCACCATCCCGCTCGACGCCGTCGAACGCGTGGAAGTGCTGAAGGACGGCGCCTCGGCGATCTATGGTTCCGACGCCATCGCCGGCGTGGTCAACATCATCCTGCGCAGCGATTTCCAGGGCGCGATCCTTCGCGCCTCTTACGGCCTGTCTGGCGACAGCGATGGCGACGCGAAGAAGGCGACCCTGACCGCCGGTACCGGCGATCTGGCCACCGACGGCTGGAATGCCTTCTTCAGCCTGGATGTGGCAAAGACCGACGCGATCAAGATCAGTGATCGCAAGAACCGCAAGTGGATCGGTACCGGCGATACCCGCCCGTGGGGCTATGGCAACAACGCCCAGTTCCTCGGCGGCGCCTTCCTCAGCGGCAAGACCCGCGGCGGTGTTGGTCCGAACGGTTCGGTGTATGACGATCGCAATGTGACCAAGGACAATCCTGCCTTCCTGGTCGCATTGCCGGGCTGTGCTGGCCTGACCACCATTCCCGGCCAGACCGAGGCTACTGCACAGGCGCAGGGCTGCCTGTGGGATCCGAACCAGCTGTATCGCGATCTGACCCCGGAAGAGAAGTACGTCAACGTGTTTGGCCGTGCCAGCTTCGCGTTTGGTGAAGGTGGCGAGATCTACACCGAAATCGGCTACTCGAAGAAAGAGACCACCTTCAGCAACACCCCGTCCGGCGTATCCGGCAGCTGGGGCTTCCCCGAAGGCCCGGTCAACGGCAACAGTGGCCCGGGCGCAGTGGTGCTGGGCCCGAATCATCCTGACAATCCCATTCCCGGCCAGGCCTCGCGCCTGCGTTATTCGGCGTGGGATGTCGGTCCCCGCGTGACCAACAACACCAATGAGTTCACCCGCTTCCTGGTCGGCGTCAAGGGCAACTGGGGCGACTGGAGCTACGACACCGCCTATCTGCACTCGGGCACTGATCTGGTCAACAAGCGCACCGGCTTCCTCAACTACGACAACGTACGTTGCGCATTGGCCAACCCGAACTGCGCCGGTGGTGTTTGGCGCATCGGTGACAACGCGGGCATGAACTCGCAGGCGTTGTACGACTTCATCTCGCCGGATATCAGCGCCCGCGCCAAGTCCAGCCTGGACATGTTCGACTTCACCGTGTCGCGCAGCCTGATGGACCTGAAGGGTGGCCCGCTGGGCCTGGCATTGGGTACCGAATGGCGCAAGACCAGCAACAGCCTGACCCCGCAGACCTACACCGACAAGGGCCAGATCATCGGCCTGGGCTACTCGGCCTACGACGGCACCCAGAACGTGTACGCAGGCTACGTTGAGCTGTCTGCGCCCGTGCTGGAAACCCTGGAACTGTCCGGTGCGGTTCGCTACGACAAGTACGAGAGCGGTGAAGGCAAGGCCACGCCGAAGATCGGCATCAAGTGGACACCGGCCGACTGGATCGCACTGCGCGGCAGCTATGCCGAAGGCTTCCGTGCACCGAACCCGGCCGAGAACGGCGATGGCGGTCTGGCAGCGTTCTCCAATGCATCCGATCCGGTGCGCTGCCCGGGCGGCAACCCGGCACCAGGTGCAAACGGTGACGACTGTGGCGCCCTGCCGGTCGCCATCATCACCCGCCCGAACAAGGACCTGAAGCCGGAAGAGTCGAAGAGCTACTCGGTGGGTATCGTCCTGCAGCCGACGTCCACGACTTCGCTGACCATCGATGCCTGGCAGATCAAGCGCACCAACGAAATCGCCCAGGGCAGCACCGCCGAGGCAATTGCTGCCGGCAACGTACTGCGTGACACCAACCTGCTCAATGGCGTACCCGGCACCGGCAGCATCCTGGCGGTCAACACGCAGTACATCAACGCCGCATCGACCCGGGTCCGGGGTATCGATACCGATATCCGCCAGACCTTCGACATCGGCCCGGGCCAGCTGGAGATGGACCTGCAGTGGAGCCATGTGCTCAAGTTCGAGCGCACCGATGCCGACGTGACGGTTGACTACGCGGGTACTCACGGCAACTGCGACGTGACCAACTGCATCGGCACCCCGAAGGACCGCATCAACTTCGGCACCACCTGGAGGCAGGGTCCGTGGAGCGTCAGCGGCGTTGCCAACTACATCTCGAAGATGGACAACAAGGACTTCCGTGGTCCGAACGGCTCCTATCTGTTCTCGTATGCAGACGGAACGGACGTCAAGAAGATCTCCTCGTTCACCACCTTCGACCTGTCGGGCCGCTGGAACATCACTGAAGCCTTCGAGTTGAACGCCTCGGTGCAGAACGTGTTCGATCGCATTGCGCCGCTGGATCCGTCCACCTACGGCGGTGTCAACTACAACCCGCTGCACTTCAGTGGTGCCATCGGTCGCTACTTCACCGTCGGTGCCAAGTACACCTTCAAGTAA
- a CDS encoding basic amino acid/polyamine antiporter, which translates to MAATSQRLGLPALTALVVGSMVGAGIFSLPQNVARSAGPAAALIGWALSGAGMLMLAFVFQALANRRPDLDTGIYAYAREGFGNYIGFSAAWGYWVASVLGNASFFVLIFSGLGHFMPVFGEGNTPAAVAASSLLLWTVHLLVLRGLRTAAIVNGLVTVAKLLPIALFLVLAAGAFRMDVFRADFLGAPALGDLGQQLRGMMLVTVWVFIGIEGASIYSRRAARRADVGRATVIGFLGVWLLLVLVSLLSMGVLSQAELAGLPNPSMAYVLRAIVGEWGATVIIIGSIISVLGALLAWVLLCAEVLYAAAGDGTMPAFLGRENARGVPANALWLSNGLIQLFLLLVLVNSGSYTGLVLLAASMSLVPYFLSTAFGVQLAWRGQAYVGEPRVRWRDFGVALLASAYALWLVYAGGLDNLLLSVLLYVPGVVLFALTRHQRGEQVFTRWEGVLFAAILVVAVATLVAFWRGNLTL; encoded by the coding sequence ATGGCCGCAACTTCGCAACGCCTGGGCCTGCCCGCGTTGACTGCACTGGTGGTCGGCTCGATGGTCGGCGCCGGCATCTTTTCATTGCCGCAGAACGTGGCGCGCAGCGCCGGCCCGGCCGCGGCGCTGATCGGCTGGGCCCTGAGCGGCGCGGGCATGCTGATGCTGGCCTTCGTGTTCCAGGCCCTGGCCAACCGCCGGCCTGATCTCGATACCGGCATCTACGCATATGCGCGCGAAGGCTTCGGCAACTACATCGGCTTCTCCGCTGCGTGGGGCTACTGGGTCGCCTCGGTGCTCGGCAACGCCAGCTTCTTCGTGCTGATCTTCAGTGGCCTGGGCCACTTCATGCCCGTGTTCGGCGAAGGCAATACCCCGGCCGCCGTGGCCGCATCGTCATTGCTGTTGTGGACCGTACACCTGTTGGTGCTGCGTGGCCTGCGCACTGCAGCCATCGTCAACGGCCTGGTGACCGTGGCCAAGCTGCTGCCGATCGCCCTGTTCCTGGTCCTGGCCGCCGGCGCGTTCCGCATGGACGTGTTCCGCGCCGATTTCCTCGGCGCGCCTGCACTCGGCGACCTCGGCCAGCAGCTGCGCGGCATGATGCTGGTGACCGTGTGGGTGTTCATTGGCATCGAGGGCGCCAGCATCTACTCGCGGCGCGCCGCACGCCGTGCCGACGTGGGTCGCGCCACGGTGATCGGCTTCCTCGGCGTGTGGCTGCTGCTGGTGCTGGTCAGCCTGTTGTCGATGGGCGTGCTGTCGCAGGCGGAACTGGCCGGACTGCCTAATCCGTCGATGGCCTATGTGCTGCGCGCCATTGTCGGCGAATGGGGCGCGACGGTGATCATCATCGGTTCGATCATCTCCGTTCTCGGTGCATTGCTGGCCTGGGTGCTGCTGTGCGCCGAAGTGCTCTATGCCGCCGCAGGTGACGGCACCATGCCGGCCTTCCTGGGGCGTGAGAACGCGCGCGGCGTGCCGGCCAATGCACTGTGGTTGAGCAACGGGCTGATCCAGTTGTTCCTGCTGCTGGTGCTGGTCAATTCCGGCAGCTATACCGGGCTGGTGCTGCTGGCCGCGTCGATGAGCCTGGTACCTTACTTCCTGTCCACGGCATTCGGCGTACAGCTGGCCTGGCGCGGGCAGGCCTACGTTGGCGAACCGCGCGTACGCTGGCGTGATTTCGGGGTGGCACTGCTGGCCAGTGCGTATGCGCTGTGGCTGGTGTATGCCGGCGGGCTGGACAACCTGCTGCTGTCGGTACTGCTGTACGTGCCCGGCGTGGTGTTGTTCGCATTGACCCGGCACCAACGCGGCGAACAGGTATTTACGCGTTGGGAAGGGGTACTGTTCGCTGCGATCCTGGTTGTGGCGGTTGCTACGCTGGTGGCGTTCTGGCGAGGCAATCTCACGCTGTAG
- the rlmH gene encoding 23S rRNA (pseudouridine(1915)-N(3))-methyltransferase RlmH, which produces MKARLIATGERAPSWVAQGFAEYQKRLSHWLPFELVEIEPGLRGKGRDPRRATEDEGKRVIAALPKNAYVVALDVPGRQLSSEQLAQRLEHWRGQGRDLAFLIGGPEGHSPEVSALADEKWSIGPLTLPHMLVRLVVAEQLYRAAAMIANHPYHRA; this is translated from the coding sequence ATGAAAGCCCGCCTGATCGCCACCGGTGAACGCGCCCCCAGCTGGGTGGCGCAGGGCTTCGCCGAGTACCAGAAGCGGCTGTCGCACTGGCTGCCGTTCGAGCTGGTGGAAATCGAGCCCGGCCTGCGCGGCAAGGGGCGTGATCCGCGCCGCGCCACTGAAGACGAAGGCAAGCGGGTGATCGCTGCGCTGCCGAAGAATGCCTATGTGGTGGCGCTGGATGTGCCAGGGCGACAGCTGAGTTCCGAACAGCTGGCACAGCGCCTGGAACACTGGCGCGGGCAGGGAAGGGACCTGGCGTTCCTGATCGGTGGCCCGGAAGGGCATTCGCCGGAGGTGTCCGCGCTGGCCGATGAGAAGTGGTCGATCGGCCCGCTGACGCTGCCGCACATGCTGGTGCGCCTGGTGGTGGCCGAGCAGCTGTATCGGGCTGCCGCAATGATTGCCAATCACCCCTACCATCGCGCGTGA
- the rsfS gene encoding ribosome silencing factor, protein MSNQTQPQTIKVDLPSPPPSVPELLASVRQATEDLKAKDLVEIDVRGRSSVADYMIVVSGTSTRHVKSIADEVVRFAKNIDVMPLGVEGEREAEWVLVDLGDVIVHVMLPRVREFYALERLWTVGDQPPSSDDEVA, encoded by the coding sequence TTGAGCAACCAGACCCAGCCCCAGACCATCAAGGTCGATCTGCCCAGCCCGCCGCCGTCCGTGCCGGAACTGCTGGCCAGCGTCCGCCAAGCCACCGAAGACCTGAAGGCCAAGGACCTGGTCGAGATCGACGTGCGCGGCCGGTCCAGCGTTGCCGACTACATGATCGTCGTTTCGGGCACCTCGACCCGCCACGTCAAGTCGATTGCCGACGAAGTCGTGCGCTTCGCCAAGAACATCGACGTGATGCCGCTGGGCGTGGAAGGCGAGCGCGAAGCCGAGTGGGTGCTGGTCGACCTGGGCGACGTGATCGTCCATGTGATGCTGCCGCGCGTGCGTGAGTTCTACGCTCTCGAGCGCCTGTGGACCGTCGGCGACCAGCCGCCGTCCAGCGACGACGAAGTGGCCTGA
- the nadD gene encoding nicotinate-nucleotide adenylyltransferase: MSLRIYYGGTFDPVHLGHLAIARAARDELQVAVRMLPAADPPHRAVPGATAEQRCTMLSLAIGDEPGLLLDRRELDRAVRFPGRPSYTVDTLRELRGELGPSRPLAWLVGADSLLGLSSWHEWEALFGLAHFVVAERPGSPLQAAVDGELGRALEGRWADTEQALFASPAGRILRLHHPLREESASAVRSQIAAGGPWRALLPPGVADYVAAHGLYRPGRP, encoded by the coding sequence ATGAGCCTGCGGATCTACTACGGGGGCACCTTTGATCCGGTGCACCTCGGGCACCTGGCGATCGCGCGGGCTGCCCGTGACGAACTGCAGGTTGCCGTGCGCATGCTGCCGGCGGCCGATCCGCCGCACCGTGCCGTGCCCGGCGCCACGGCCGAGCAGCGCTGCACCATGCTGTCGCTGGCCATCGGCGACGAACCGGGTCTGCTGCTGGACCGGCGCGAGCTGGATCGCGCGGTGCGTTTCCCCGGTCGGCCGTCCTACACCGTGGACACCCTGCGCGAGCTGCGCGGCGAGCTGGGGCCGAGCCGGCCGCTGGCCTGGCTGGTCGGCGCCGACAGCCTGCTTGGCCTGTCCAGCTGGCACGAATGGGAGGCGTTGTTCGGGCTGGCTCATTTCGTGGTGGCGGAGCGCCCGGGTAGTCCGTTGCAGGCCGCGGTGGATGGCGAGCTGGGCCGGGCGCTGGAAGGGCGTTGGGCCGACACCGAGCAGGCCCTGTTCGCCAGCCCGGCCGGGCGCATCCTGCGCCTGCACCACCCGCTGCGCGAGGAATCGGCCAGCGCCGTGCGCTCGCAGATCGCCGCCGGCGGCCCCTGGCGCGCCCTGCTGCCACCCGGCGTGGCGGACTATGTGGCTGCACACGGGCTGTACCGCCCGGGCAGGCCGTGA
- the holA gene encoding DNA polymerase III subunit delta, with protein MELRPEQLASQGADTALAPVYLIAGPETLRVLEAADAIRARARASGIGEREVFDADGRDFDWNQLDASFNAPSLFSARRLVEVRLPSGKPGKDGAEVISQFCANPAPDVVLMITANEWSKAHQGKWAEAVNRIGVLSVAWAIKPHELPDWIERRLRGKGLRADPAAVQRLAERVEGNLLAAAQEIDKLALLADGQPLDVERMESLVADAARYDVFRLVEATFSGQPPAVLRMLAGLRGEGEAVAALMPMVIRELLAGAGLARVQARGGNLAAEMKSRGIWESRQAPYKRALQRHPESKRWERFVAEAGLVDRIAKGRADGDAWLALERLLVAVAEPRAVRLLARA; from the coding sequence ATGGAACTGCGTCCGGAGCAGCTGGCCAGCCAGGGCGCTGATACCGCGCTGGCGCCGGTCTACCTGATTGCCGGCCCGGAAACCCTGCGCGTGCTGGAGGCGGCCGACGCCATCCGCGCACGTGCGCGCGCCTCGGGCATTGGCGAACGTGAAGTGTTCGACGCCGATGGGCGTGATTTCGACTGGAACCAGCTCGACGCCAGTTTCAATGCCCCCAGCCTGTTCAGCGCCCGTCGCCTGGTCGAGGTGCGCCTGCCCAGCGGCAAGCCGGGCAAGGACGGTGCCGAGGTGATCAGCCAGTTCTGCGCCAATCCGGCGCCGGACGTGGTGTTGATGATCACCGCCAACGAATGGAGCAAGGCGCACCAGGGCAAGTGGGCCGAAGCGGTCAACCGCATCGGCGTGCTGTCGGTGGCGTGGGCGATCAAGCCGCACGAACTGCCGGACTGGATCGAGCGCCGCCTGCGTGGCAAGGGCCTGCGCGCGGACCCGGCCGCCGTGCAGCGCCTGGCCGAGCGGGTGGAAGGCAACCTGCTGGCTGCCGCCCAGGAAATCGACAAGCTGGCGCTGTTGGCCGATGGCCAGCCGCTGGATGTGGAGCGCATGGAGTCGCTGGTGGCCGATGCCGCCCGCTATGACGTGTTCCGGCTGGTGGAGGCGACATTCTCCGGGCAACCGCCGGCGGTGCTGCGCATGCTGGCCGGCCTGCGAGGCGAGGGTGAGGCGGTGGCTGCGTTGATGCCGATGGTGATCCGCGAGCTGCTGGCCGGTGCTGGCCTGGCCCGGGTGCAGGCCCGTGGTGGCAACCTGGCCGCCGAAATGAAATCGCGCGGCATCTGGGAATCGCGGCAGGCGCCGTACAAGCGCGCGCTGCAGCGGCATCCGGAAAGCAAGCGCTGGGAGCGCTTCGTGGCTGAAGCGGGACTGGTCGACCGTATCGCCAAGGGGCGCGCCGACGGCGACGCCTGGCTGGCGCTGGAGCGCCTGCTGGTGGCTGTGGCCGAACCGCGTGCCGTGCGCCTGCTGGCGCGGGCCTGA
- the lptE gene encoding LPS assembly lipoprotein LptE produces MTRILLALVLVLGLAGCGFHLRNKLMLPTDTAPVKVVSTAPYSELVKLLNRSLLASGARLADEDSKEPSAQLQVLSERWGDLPIAIDSQGRAQEYSLRYAVIFIFRREDGSELVPQQVIELSRDYVSPPTDATGTTTEREILANELRREMSASIIRRIDSVVRAEIEKGGSLSAPKDKPIEGAVPAEPVPAAKH; encoded by the coding sequence ATGACCCGAATCCTGCTTGCCCTCGTTCTTGTCCTCGGCCTTGCCGGCTGCGGTTTCCATCTGCGCAACAAGCTGATGCTGCCGACCGACACAGCACCGGTGAAGGTGGTTTCCACTGCGCCGTACAGCGAACTGGTCAAGCTGCTCAACCGCAGCCTGCTGGCCTCCGGCGCCAGGCTGGCCGATGAGGACAGCAAGGAGCCCAGCGCCCAGCTGCAGGTACTGTCCGAGCGCTGGGGCGACCTGCCGATCGCCATCGACTCGCAGGGCCGTGCGCAGGAATACAGCCTGCGCTACGCGGTGATCTTCATCTTCCGTCGCGAAGACGGCAGCGAACTGGTGCCCCAGCAGGTGATCGAGCTGTCGCGCGACTACGTGTCGCCGCCGACCGACGCCACCGGTACCACCACCGAACGTGAAATCCTGGCCAATGAACTGCGCCGGGAAATGTCCGCCTCGATCATCCGCCGCATCGACAGCGTGGTGCGTGCCGAGATCGAGAAGGGCGGCAGCCTGTCGGCGCCGAAGGACAAGCCCATCGAAGGCGCGGTACCGGCCGAGCCGGTCCCCGCAGCCAAGCACTGA
- the leuS gene encoding leucine--tRNA ligase: MTSAETNAYDPQQVESAAQQYWDATRAFEVDETSDKPKYYCLSMLPYPSGALHMGHVRNYTIGDVISRYKRMTGHNVLQPMGWDAFGLPAENAAIKNKTAPAAWTYKNIEHMRGQFKAMGYAVDWSREFATCRPDYYVHEQRMFTRLMRKGLAYRRNAVVNWDPVDQTVLANEQVIDGRGWRSGALVEKREIPQWFLRITDYAQELLDGLDELDGWPDSVKTMQRNWIGRSEGLEIQFDVRDVDGGVLDPLRVFTTRPDTVMGVTFVSIAAEHPLALHAAKNNPELAAMLADLKQGGVSEAELETQEKRGMDTGLRALHPVTGEPVPVWVANFVLMGYGTGAVMAVPGHDQRDNEVANKYGLPIKQVIALKDARTEEERTWDGSRWQDWYSDKSRAFELVNSAEFDGLDFQGAFEALAERFERKAQGQRRVNYRLRDWGVSRQRYWGCPIPVIYCAKCGAVPVPEEQLPVVLPEDVAFSGTGSPIKTDPEWRKTTCPDCGGAAERETDTFDTFMESSWYYARYTSPGARDAVDKRGNYWLPVDQYIGGIEHAILHLMYFRFYHKLLRDARMVDSNEPARNLLCQGMVIAETYYRPNPDGSKDWINPADVEVQRDERGRITGATLIADGQPVVVGGTEKMSKSKNNGVDPQAMVDKYGADTVRLFSMFAAPPEQSLEWNEAGVDGMARFLRRLWAQVQKHAADGAAPALDVAALDANQKALRRKTHETIGKVGDDYGRRHSFNTAIAAVMELMNALAKFEDGSAQGRAVRQEALQAIVLLLNPITPHASHALWQVLGHGETLLEDQPFPQADAGALVRDALTLAVQVNGKLRGTIDVAADATREQVEALALAEPNAAKFMEGLTVRKIIIVPGKIVNIVAA; the protein is encoded by the coding sequence ATGACCAGCGCTGAAACCAACGCCTACGACCCGCAGCAGGTTGAATCCGCCGCCCAGCAGTACTGGGACGCCACCCGTGCCTTCGAAGTCGACGAGACTTCGGACAAGCCGAAGTACTACTGCCTGTCGATGCTTCCGTACCCGTCCGGTGCGCTGCACATGGGCCACGTGCGCAATTACACGATCGGCGACGTGATCAGCCGCTACAAGCGCATGACCGGCCACAACGTGCTGCAGCCGATGGGCTGGGACGCGTTCGGCCTGCCGGCGGAAAACGCCGCGATCAAGAACAAGACCGCACCGGCGGCCTGGACCTACAAGAACATCGAGCACATGCGTGGCCAGTTCAAGGCCATGGGCTATGCCGTTGACTGGTCGCGCGAGTTCGCCACCTGCCGCCCGGACTACTACGTCCACGAGCAGCGCATGTTCACCCGCCTGATGCGCAAGGGCCTGGCCTACCGCCGCAATGCGGTGGTGAACTGGGACCCGGTCGACCAGACCGTGCTGGCCAACGAGCAGGTGATTGACGGCCGCGGCTGGCGCTCCGGCGCCCTGGTCGAGAAGCGCGAGATTCCGCAGTGGTTCCTGCGCATCACCGATTACGCCCAGGAACTGCTGGACGGCCTGGACGAGCTGGACGGCTGGCCGGATTCGGTCAAGACCATGCAGCGCAACTGGATCGGCCGCTCCGAGGGCCTGGAAATCCAGTTCGATGTACGTGACGTTGACGGCGGCGTGCTGGATCCGCTGCGCGTGTTCACCACCCGTCCGGATACCGTGATGGGCGTGACCTTCGTGTCGATCGCCGCCGAACATCCGCTGGCGCTGCATGCGGCGAAGAACAACCCGGAACTGGCCGCGATGCTGGCCGACCTGAAGCAGGGTGGCGTGTCCGAGGCGGAACTGGAAACCCAGGAAAAGCGCGGCATGGACACCGGCCTGCGTGCGCTGCATCCGGTCACCGGCGAGCCGGTGCCGGTGTGGGTCGCCAACTTCGTGCTGATGGGCTACGGCACCGGCGCGGTGATGGCCGTGCCGGGTCATGACCAGCGCGACAACGAAGTGGCCAACAAGTACGGCCTGCCGATCAAGCAGGTGATCGCGCTGAAGGATGCGCGCACCGAAGAAGAGCGCACCTGGGATGGCAGCCGCTGGCAGGACTGGTACAGCGACAAGAGCCGTGCCTTCGAGCTGGTCAACTCGGCCGAGTTCGATGGCCTGGATTTCCAGGGTGCCTTCGAAGCCCTGGCCGAACGATTCGAGCGCAAGGCCCAGGGCCAGCGCCGCGTCAACTACCGCCTGCGCGACTGGGGCGTGAGCCGCCAGCGCTACTGGGGCTGCCCGATTCCGGTGATCTATTGCGCCAAGTGCGGTGCGGTGCCGGTGCCGGAAGAACAGCTGCCGGTGGTGCTGCCGGAGGACGTGGCATTCTCGGGTACCGGTTCGCCGATCAAGACCGATCCGGAATGGCGCAAGACCACCTGTCCGGACTGCGGCGGCGCGGCCGAGCGCGAGACCGACACCTTCGACACCTTCATGGAGTCGAGCTGGTACTACGCCCGCTACACCTCGCCGGGTGCCCGTGATGCCGTCGACAAGCGCGGCAACTACTGGCTGCCGGTGGACCAGTACATCGGTGGCATCGAGCACGCGATCCTGCACCTGATGTATTTCCGCTTCTACCACAAGCTGCTGCGCGACGCGCGGATGGTGGACAGCAACGAACCGGCGCGCAATCTGCTGTGCCAGGGCATGGTGATTGCAGAGACCTACTACCGCCCGAACCCGGATGGCTCGAAGGACTGGATCAACCCGGCCGATGTGGAAGTGCAGCGCGACGAGCGCGGCCGCATCACCGGCGCGACCCTGATCGCCGACGGCCAGCCGGTGGTGGTCGGTGGCACCGAGAAGATGTCCAAGTCGAAGAACAACGGCGTGGACCCGCAGGCGATGGTCGACAAGTACGGCGCCGACACCGTGCGCCTGTTCTCGATGTTCGCCGCGCCGCCGGAACAGTCGCTGGAGTGGAACGAAGCCGGTGTGGATGGCATGGCCCGCTTCCTGCGCCGCCTGTGGGCCCAGGTGCAGAAGCATGCTGCCGATGGCGCCGCTCCAGCGCTGGATGTTGCAGCACTGGATGCCAACCAGAAGGCACTGCGCCGCAAGACCCACGAGACCATCGGCAAGGTCGGTGACGACTATGGCCGCCGCCACAGCTTCAACACCGCCATTGCCGCGGTGATGGAACTGATGAACGCGCTGGCCAAGTTCGAGGACGGCAGTGCGCAGGGGCGCGCGGTGCGCCAGGAAGCGCTGCAGGCCATCGTGCTGCTGCTCAACCCGATCACCCCGCACGCCAGCCATGCCCTGTGGCAGGTGCTGGGCCATGGCGAGACCCTGCTGGAAGACCAGCCGTTCCCGCAGGCCGATGCCGGTGCGCTGGTGCGCGACGCGCTGACCCTGGCCGTGCAGGTCAACGGCAAGCTGCGTGGCACCATCGACGTGGCGGCCGACGCCACGCGCGAGCAGGTCGAGGCACTGGCCCTGGCCGAGCCCAACGCGGCCAAGTTCATGGAAGGCCTGACGGTGCGCAAGATCATCATCGTGCCGGGCAAGATCGTGAACATCGTCGCCGCCTGA
- a CDS encoding DUF998 domain-containing protein, which yields MSSLSPLLRLSGLVAALLFVLAVLGFGAGLEGYAQARHPVALLGAQGVPHALAFNLLGFVLPGLLAVVVAECLRRGLSATAGWAPRVGSQMLLLAGLAFAAMGLLPLDVDDLHGPASQLHASAWMIWVLGFVAGTLLLGTSQLRQAHGRALGAVALACGVLAALAAFALQGVLAAPLAQRLAFACWTAWLALALPLSRPR from the coding sequence ATGTCGTCCCTGTCCCCGTTGCTGCGCCTGTCCGGTCTGGTCGCCGCACTGCTGTTCGTGCTGGCGGTGCTCGGTTTCGGCGCCGGCCTGGAAGGCTACGCACAGGCTCGCCACCCGGTGGCGCTGCTGGGAGCACAGGGGGTGCCGCATGCGCTGGCCTTCAATCTGCTGGGCTTCGTGCTGCCGGGCCTGCTGGCGGTGGTTGTGGCCGAGTGCCTGCGCCGTGGGCTGTCGGCAACCGCCGGCTGGGCGCCCCGGGTGGGCAGCCAGATGCTGCTGCTGGCCGGGTTGGCGTTCGCCGCGATGGGGCTGCTGCCGCTGGATGTGGATGACCTGCACGGGCCGGCCAGCCAGCTGCATGCCAGCGCCTGGATGATCTGGGTGCTGGGTTTCGTTGCCGGGACCCTGTTGCTGGGCACGTCGCAGTTGCGCCAAGCGCATGGCCGCGCGCTGGGCGCGGTGGCGCTCGCCTGTGGCGTACTGGCCGCGCTGGCGGCGTTTGCCCTGCAGGGCGTGTTGGCGGCGCCGCTGGCACAACGGCTTGCGTTCGCCTGCTGGACGGCCTGGCTGGCCCTGGCCCTGCCGTTGTCGCGGCCGCGCTGA